One segment of bacterium DNA contains the following:
- a CDS encoding sodium:solute symporter family protein, whose amino-acid sequence MANLNSLDWAIIIAYNVLSLVVGIIMTRRAHKSTEEYFLAGRALPWWIAGTSMVATSFSCDTPLYVTKLVRTMGIYENWQWWCFGIGSLFATFFLAPLWRRAKVLTDVELTQVRYGSGTASRILRVFRGLWLALPINVIVMGWIILAMYKITNVALGWDKPFAIFVFTGLAFFYTLLSGMWGVALTDLVQYAIAQIGAIILAVFAVDRVGGLAALKDGAMKAVTNPDLLRMAPAPGQGGFFSGDFWTPAFTGFMTYIAVTWWANVNSDGGGKVIQRQNSCKNEKHALLATLWYSLTNLAFRTWPWVIAALATLILYPTIADPEMAYPKLMMDILPFGFKGLMIASLLAAFMSSTSTHLNWGASYLVHDVYRSYLVKNRGEHHYLWMSKVATVLVVIGAALAAWWTESVTDAFKFVIAFGAGTGPVYVLRWFWWRINAWSEISAMVASSVLTLALLGVPLSYGGRLLIITFGSMVVWVAVTYLTKPAPMEALAEFYRRTRPVGVWGAVRTWMRANGQVTPKPEKVSTPLWGFAWGMALVFGLTLGIGYQLLLNPPLAILGYVVALIGGIGLWKAGFLKTS is encoded by the coding sequence TTGGCTAATTTAAATTCTCTCGATTGGGCGATTATTATCGCCTACAATGTGCTGAGCCTGGTGGTCGGCATTATCATGACGCGGCGGGCGCACAAGTCTACCGAGGAATATTTCCTCGCGGGGCGGGCGCTGCCGTGGTGGATTGCCGGGACCTCAATGGTGGCCACCAGCTTTTCGTGCGACACGCCGCTGTATGTCACCAAGCTGGTGCGCACGATGGGCATCTATGAGAACTGGCAGTGGTGGTGCTTCGGCATCGGCTCTCTGTTTGCCACGTTCTTTCTGGCGCCGCTGTGGCGGCGGGCCAAGGTGCTGACCGACGTGGAACTGACGCAGGTGCGCTATGGTTCGGGCACGGCCTCGCGGATTCTGCGCGTGTTTCGCGGCCTGTGGCTGGCGCTGCCCATTAACGTGATTGTGATGGGCTGGATTATTCTGGCCATGTACAAGATCACCAATGTCGCCCTCGGCTGGGATAAGCCGTTTGCCATCTTCGTCTTTACCGGGCTGGCCTTTTTCTACACGCTGCTCTCGGGCATGTGGGGTGTGGCCTTAACGGACCTGGTGCAGTATGCCATTGCGCAGATCGGCGCGATTATCTTAGCTGTGTTTGCCGTGGACAGGGTGGGGGGACTGGCGGCCTTGAAAGACGGCGCGATGAAAGCGGTCACGAATCCCGACCTGCTGCGCATGGCGCCGGCGCCGGGGCAAGGTGGCTTCTTCAGCGGGGATTTCTGGACGCCGGCCTTCACCGGCTTCATGACCTACATTGCCGTCACGTGGTGGGCCAATGTCAATTCCGACGGCGGCGGCAAGGTGATTCAGCGGCAGAATTCCTGCAAGAATGAAAAGCACGCGCTGCTGGCGACGCTCTGGTATAGTCTCACCAATCTGGCCTTCCGCACCTGGCCGTGGGTGATCGCCGCGCTGGCGACGCTGATTCTCTATCCGACGATTGCCGATCCCGAGATGGCCTATCCCAAACTGATGATGGACATTCTGCCCTTCGGCTTCAAAGGGTTGATGATCGCTTCGCTGCTGGCGGCTTTCATGAGTTCCACCTCCACGCATCTGAACTGGGGAGCCAGCTATCTGGTGCATGACGTCTACCGTTCCTATCTGGTCAAGAATCGCGGCGAACATCACTATCTCTGGATGAGCAAGGTGGCTACCGTGCTGGTGGTGATCGGCGCGGCGCTGGCGGCGTGGTGGACGGAGAGTGTGACCGACGCCTTCAAATTCGTGATCGCCTTCGGCGCGGGAACAGGGCCGGTCTATGTGCTGCGCTGGTTCTGGTGGCGGATCAATGCGTGGAGCGAAATTTCGGCGATGGTGGCTTCCAGCGTGCTCACGCTGGCGCTGCTCGGCGTGCCGTTGAGCTACGGGGGGCGGTTGCTGATCATCACCTTCGGTTCGATGGTGGTGTGGGTTGCCGTCACCTATCTGACCAAACCCGCGCCGATGGAAGCCCTGGCCGAATTCTACCGCCGCACGCGGCCCGTGGGCGTGTGGGGCGCGGTACGGACATGGATGCGCGCCAACGGTCAGGTGACGCCGAAACCCGAAAAGGTCTCGACCCCGCTCTGGGGTTTTGCCTGGGGCATGGCGCTGGTGTTCGGCTTGACGCTGGGCATTGGCTACCAACTGCTGCTGAATCCCCCCTTAGCGATCCTTGGGTACGTCGTCGCGTTGATCGGCGGCATCGGCCTGTGGAAGGCGGGATTCCTGAAAACATCATGA
- a CDS encoding alanine--glyoxylate aminotransferase family protein codes for MHDKLFIPGPSEVRPELLAAVASPQIGHRTQKYKDLHGALIPMLQKILYTEQDVLLFTCSASGVMEGSVRNLCQKKVLTTVNGAFSKRWFEINKFNGIAADKIEVPWGQAVSAEAIDAKLATGEYDVLCMVFNETSTGVRAPIEKVAAMMKKYPNVMFCVDAVSAMAGDKIECDKLGLDVCLAGTQKCWGLPTGLCVTMVSNKAMERAAQAKAPGYYVNFVDAKKYNDKAQTPHTPAIPIIFGLKAACDHILNEEGLENRWARHLAMAKVVREWAVNAGFELYPEKGFESNTLTCINNTLGIPIGDLNKALSKKYHAIISNGYGDLKEKTFRIAHMGDCTMAEIKELLGWLDELIPVVANGAAVKA; via the coding sequence ATGCACGACAAATTATTTATCCCCGGACCCTCAGAGGTCCGTCCCGAACTCCTCGCCGCTGTGGCCTCGCCGCAAATCGGCCACCGCACCCAGAAGTACAAGGATCTGCACGGCGCCCTGATCCCGATGCTGCAGAAAATCCTTTACACTGAACAGGATGTCCTCCTCTTCACCTGCTCGGCATCCGGAGTTATGGAAGGCAGCGTCCGCAACCTGTGCCAGAAGAAGGTTTTGACCACGGTCAACGGCGCCTTTTCCAAGCGCTGGTTCGAAATCAACAAGTTCAACGGCATTGCCGCCGACAAGATCGAAGTCCCCTGGGGCCAGGCCGTCAGCGCCGAGGCGATTGACGCCAAGCTGGCCACCGGCGAGTATGATGTGCTGTGCATGGTCTTCAACGAGACCTCCACCGGCGTGCGCGCGCCCATCGAAAAGGTCGCCGCCATGATGAAGAAATACCCCAATGTCATGTTCTGCGTGGACGCCGTCTCGGCCATGGCTGGCGACAAGATCGAATGCGACAAGCTTGGCCTCGACGTCTGCCTCGCCGGCACTCAGAAGTGCTGGGGCCTGCCCACCGGTCTGTGTGTGACGATGGTGTCGAATAAGGCCATGGAGCGCGCGGCGCAGGCCAAGGCTCCCGGCTACTATGTCAATTTCGTGGACGCCAAGAAGTACAATGACAAGGCTCAGACCCCGCACACTCCCGCTATCCCCATTATCTTCGGTCTGAAGGCCGCCTGCGACCATATTCTGAATGAAGAAGGCCTCGAAAACCGCTGGGCGCGTCACCTTGCCATGGCCAAGGTCGTGCGCGAGTGGGCCGTCAATGCCGGCTTCGAACTCTACCCCGAGAAGGGCTTCGAATCCAACACCTTGACCTGCATCAATAACACGCTGGGCATTCCCATCGGCGACCTGAACAAGGCGCTGTCCAAGAAGTACCATGCGATCATCTCCAATGGCTACGGTGATCTGAAAGAGAAGACCTTCCGCATCGCCCACATGGGAGACTGCACCATGGCCGAGATCAAGGAACTGCTCGGCTGGCTGGATGAACTGATTCCCGTGGTTGCCAACGGCGCCGCCGTCAAAGCCTAA
- a CDS encoding DinB family protein, with the protein MTSQNLLNQFRFNQMILVRTLADISQEDSLCPPAAQGNCINYLLGHLIATRSFLLRDLGAAPVWGEGLAVYDRNPKDFPAGAKPLSELNGLLQESLETVTATLHSFEPRLGESAKQFPHLPEGGTFTDRIGSFICHEAYHVGQIGLARRALGKPGLF; encoded by the coding sequence ATGACTTCCCAAAACCTTCTCAACCAGTTCCGCTTTAACCAGATGATTCTGGTGCGTACACTGGCGGACATTTCTCAGGAAGACAGCCTGTGCCCCCCGGCGGCGCAGGGCAATTGCATCAACTATCTGCTGGGCCATCTGATTGCCACCCGGTCTTTTCTGCTGCGGGATCTCGGGGCCGCGCCCGTTTGGGGCGAGGGGCTTGCCGTGTATGACCGCAACCCCAAGGACTTCCCCGCCGGCGCCAAGCCGCTCTCCGAGCTGAACGGGCTGTTGCAGGAGTCGCTCGAGACCGTCACCGCCACGCTGCACTCTTTCGAGCCCCGCCTCGGCGAGTCGGCCAAGCAGTTCCCCCATCTGCCCGAAGGCGGCACCTTCACCGACCGCATCGGCAGCTTCATCTGCCACGAAGCCTACCACGTCGGCCAGATCGGACTGGCACGGCGGGCGCTGGGAAAACCGGGGCTGTTTTGA